A portion of the Gymnogyps californianus isolate 813 chromosome 25, ASM1813914v2, whole genome shotgun sequence genome contains these proteins:
- the TECTA gene encoding alpha-tectorin, whose protein sequence is MDKQSFLGTWVALWVITAWQRAHAMASLYPFWQNDTKTPKVDDGSSPEIKISVPFIFFGAPYRSVYVNNNGVISFNALVSQFTPEAFPLTDGRAFVAPFWADVHNGIRGEIYYRESTDPKLLRRASKDIRKHFKDMSSFSAIWIFIVTWEEVTFYGGSSTTPVNTFQAVLITDGVSSFAIFNYHEISWTTGTASGGDPLTGLGGVMAQAGFNGGNITNFFSIPGSRTPDIVNIEETTNVNVPGRWAFKIDGREIDPANGCSLRGQFLRQGEIFWDNANCTTKCRCLDFNNEIFCQEVACGPFEACEPKTKFFQCVPVESSTCVVFGDPHYHTFDGFLFHFQGSCSYLLARQCWPGSQLPYFNVEAKNENRGGSSVSWLRDIFVEVYSHKIILPKGSFGKAKVDDLVVSLPISLELGAIKVYQSGLSTALETDFGLLVTYDGQHYASVSVPGTYINATCGLCGNYNKDPEDDTLRSDGRLATSVPDLGESWRVPHPERKCSPGCLDNCSLCDAATESLYFTSEYCGFINKSGGPLWECGAVMDPTAFIHSCVYDLCSARDNGTGLCQAIQAYAAVCQALGISVGEWRAQTGCSTAVWCPALSHYSVCASSCPATCSDLTAPLTCASPCAEGCECNEGHVLSTDRCVPIQKCGCDVDGRYYAIGESFWAAADCTVECQCEDGGEARCFNTTCPAGEVCTIENGYRGCYPKRESLCLVGQNQVLQTFDGITFPYPLEHSYTLLRTCPERPDFIEVDISQKKPGSTPNGPRVVRIQAVGQEVKIGDASLSEVKVNGYDVELPYFHSSGRLEIYRSNKGTVMESEGLLAIGYYDSGLLEIRLSTAYFSCTGGLCGFFNGNASDEFCLPKGKCTDNLELFLESWTTFDEICNGECGDLLKACNNDSELLKFYRSRSNCGIINDPTNSSFLECHGVVNVSAYYRTCLFRLCQSGGNLSELCDSVARYAGACKNAEVDVGQWRSHSFCPLACPENSHFEECVSCVETCETLAVGPICADTCAEGCQCNEGFALHGTRCVPHGECGCNFEGRQLATNQTFWMDIACHFLCYCNGSDNSVYCENVSCKDDEYCLEENGLYYCHVRTDASCIISGYGHYLTFDGYSFDFQSSCALVLCTTIARPRSERSDTFPAFTVTAKNEDRDTSLALWVKQVEVEVFNYNIVIHRAYKYTVLINDERLYLPLKLGQGKVNIFAFGFHIVVETDFGLKVVYDWKTFLSVTVPRSFQNLTYGLCGRYNGNPEDDLVAAGGTPAAGIADFVQSWAKRDAFCRVGCGDRCPACGKVEGFWKPQQLCSLIPSQSGVFAKCHSKIGPSFFYKNCLFDTCVDGGAMQTACSWLQNYASTCQTQGIAITGWRNFTSCSISCPPNSHYESCVSLCQPRCAAIRLKSDCSHYCVEGCQCDPGYVLNGKSCILPHNCGCYSDGKYYEPKQLFWNGDCTRRCRCFRRNLIQCDPRHCKSDEECALRNGVRGCFSTRSSFCLAAGGGVFRTFDGAFLRFPANCAFVLSTICQKLPDFSFQLIINFDKWSSPNLTIISPVYFYINEEQILISDRNTVKVNGSHVSIPFVTGLSTKIFSQEGFLIIDSSPDIQIRYNGFNVIKIAIGERLQNKVCGLCGNFNGDQTDDYATLRGKPAVSSVVLAQSWKTNGMQKSCNELQYSQYAASCDNVQIQELQSDSYCLKLTDMKGFFQPCYGLLDPLPFYESCFLDGCYNHKKVQLCGSLAAYGEACRTFGILGTEWIEKENCSGVVEDPCVGADCPNRSCELDNGGELCGCIEPPPYGNTTHDIIDAEVTCKAAQMEVSISKCKLFQLGFEREGVRVNDRHCPGIEGEDFISFQINNTKGNCGNVVQSNSTHIVYKNTVWIESANNTGNIITRDRTINVEFSCAYELDIKISLDSVVRPMLSVINLTVPTQEGSFTTKMALYKNSSYKHPYRQGEVVLTTRDVLYVGVFVVGADSNHLILMLNKCYATPSRDSNDKLRYFIIEGGCQNMKDNTIGIEENGVSLTCRFHVTVFKFIGDYDEVHLHCAVSLCDSEKYSCKINCPQHTRMASVFTEEPKEQIISVGPIRRKRSDWCEDNGGCEQICTSRADGPLCSCVTGTLQGDGKSCRASSSSGEHHARVTLLVAAQLWLWLRTALRDLTS, encoded by the exons ATGGACAAGCAATCGTTTCTCGGAACCTGGGTGGCCCTTTGGGTGATAACTGCATGGCAGCGAG cGCATGCCATGGCGAGTCTGTATCCATTCTGGCAGAACGACACGAAAACGCCCAAAGTTGATGATGGAAGCTCTCCCGAGATCAAGATCTCCGTCCCATTCATCTTTTTTGGAGCCCCGTACAGAAGCGTTTAT GTCAACAACAATGGTGTGATTTCCTTCAACGCACTTGTCAGCCAGTTCACACCAGAAGCCTTCCCCCTGACAGATGGCCGGGCCTTCGTTGCACCTTTCTGGGCGGACGTGCACAACGGCATCCGGGGAGAAATCTATTACAGGGAGAGCACGGACCCCAAGCTGCTGAGGAGAGCCTCCAAAGACATCCGCAAGCACTTCAAAGACATGTCCTCTTTCTCCGCCATCTGGATCTTCATCGTCACCTGGGAGGAAGTCACTTTCTATGGAGGAAGCAGCACGACTCCG GTAAACACTTTCCAAGCTGTCCTGATCACCGACGGAGTGTCGTCTTTTGCAATATTTAACTACCATGAAATCAGCTGGACCACGGGGACAGCCAGCGGAGGGGACCCCCTGACCGGGCTCGGCGGGGTGATGGCCCAG GCTGGCTTCAATGGCGGAAATATCACCAACTTCTTTAGCATCCCGGGCTCCAGAACCCCAGACATAGTCAATATCGAAGAAACGACCAATGTTAACGTCCCTGGGCGCTGGGCTTTCAAAATAGATGGCAGAGAAATAGATCCGGCCAATGGCTGCAGCCTGAGAG gACAGTTTCTCCGTCAAGGGGAGATCTTCTGGGACAACGCCAACTGCACCACCAAGTGCCGCTGCCTGGACTTCAACAACGAGATCTTCTGCCAGGAGGTGGCTTGCGGCCCCTTTGAAGCATGCGAGCCAAAGACCAAGTTCTTCCAGTGCGTGCCGGTGGAGAGCAGCACCTGCGTGGTGTTCGGAGATCCACATTACCACACCTTCGATGGCTTCCTCTTTCACTTCCAGGGTTCCTGCTCCTACCTCCTCGCCAGGCAGTGCTGGCCAGGCTCCCAGCTGCCCTACTTCAACGTGGAGGCCAAGAATGAGAACCGAGGCGGCTCCTCCGTCTCCTGGCTGAGGGATATTTTTGTGGAGGTCTACTCGCACAAGATCATCCTCCCCAAGGGCAGCTTTGGGAAAGCAAAG GTGGATGACTTGGTGGTGTCCCTACCCATCTCTCTGGAACTGGGTGCAATAAAAGTCTACCAAAGCGGCTTGTCCACAGCCCTGGAGACTGACTTTGGCCTGCTGGTGACTTACGATGGACAACACTATGCCTCTGTCTCTGTTCCGGGCACATACATCAATGCCACGTGCGGTCTGTGCGGGAATTACAATAAAGACCCTGAGGATGATACCCTCCGCTCAGACGGGAGGTTGGCCACGTCTGTGCCGGACCTGGGTGAGAGCTGGCGAGTGCCGCACCCTGAGCGGAAATGTTCGCCCGGCTGCTTGGACAACTGCAGCCTCTGCGACGCTGCCACCGAGTCTCTCTACTTCACCTCCGAATACTGCGGCTTCATCAACAAGAGCGGCGGGCCGCTGTGGGAGTGCGGCGCCGTCATGGACCCCACTGCCTTCATCCACAGCTGCGTCTATGACCTCTGCAGCGCACGGGATAACGGCACCGGCCTGTGCCAAGCCATCCAGGCGTACGCCGCGGTGTGCCAAGCCCTGGGCATCTCAGTGGGAGAGTGGCGCGCCCAGACGGGATGCT CGACGGCCGTGTGGTGCCCAGCGCTCAGCCACTACTCGGTGTGCGCCAGCAGCTGCCCCGCCACATGTTCGGACCTCACAGCCCCGCTGACCTGCGCCTCCCCATGCGCCGAGGGCTGCGAGTGCAACGAGGGCCATGTCCTCAGCACGGACCGTTGCGTCCCCATCCAGAAGTGTGGCTGCGATGTGGACGGCCGGTATTACGCCATCGGGGAGTCTTTCTGGGCGGCAGCAGACTGCACAGTGGAGTGCCAGTGTGAGGATGGCGGGGAGGCCAGGTGCTTTAACACCACCTGCCCCGCAGGAGAGGTCTGTACCATTGAGAACGGCTACCGGGGCTGCTACCCCAAGCGGGAGAGCCTGTGTTTGGTGGGGCAGAACCAGGTGCTGCAGACGTTTGATGGCATCACCTTCCCCTATCCGCTGGAGCACTCCTACACGCTGCTCAGAACCTGCCCGGAGAGACCGGACTTCATCGAGGTGGACATCAGCCAAAAGAAGCCTGGATCCACTCCCAACGGGCCGCGCGTTGTGCGGATCCAGGCAGTCGGCCAAGAGGTGAAGATTGGAGACGCCAGCTTGTCAGAGGTCAAG GTGAATGGTTACGATGTGGAGCTGCCCTATTTCCACTCTTCTGGCCGTCTGGAAATCTACCGTAGCAACAAAGGCACTGTGATGGAGTCGGAGGGACTCCTGGCTATCGGCTACTATGATTCGGGCCTCCTGGAGATCCGCCTTTCCACCGCCTACTTCAGCTGCACCGGGGGCCTGTGTGGCTTCTTCAACGGCAATGCCAGCGATGAATTCTGCCTGCCCAAAGGCAAGTGCACGGACAACCTGGAGCTCTTCCTGGAGAGCTGGACCACGTTCGATGAGATCTGCAATGGGGAGTGCGGGGACCTCCTCAAGGCTTGCAACAACGACTCAGAGCTGCTCAAGTTCTACAGGAGCCGCTCCAACTGCGGCATCATCAATGACCCCACCAACAGCTCCTTCCTGGAGTGCCATGGCGTGGTCAACGTTTCAGCCTACTACAGGACGTGCCTCTTCCGTCTGTGCCAGAGTGGGGGCAACCTGTCGGAGCTGTGCGACTCGGTGGCGCGCTACGCTGGCGCCTGCAAGAATGCCGAGGTGGACGTCGGCCAGTGGAGGAGCCACAGTTTTTGCC CTCTCGCCTGCCCAGAGAACAGCCATTTCGAGGAGTGCGTGAGCTGCGTGGAGACCTGCGAGACCCTGGCCGTGGGCCCTATCTGTGCAGACACCTGCGCAGAGGGCTGCCAGTGCAACGAGGGCTTCGCCCTCCATGGCACCCGCTGCGTTCCCCACGGTGAGTGCGGCTGCAATTTCGAGGGGCGCCAGCTGGCCACCAACCAGACCTTTTGGATGGACATTGCCTGCCACTTTCTCTGCTACTGCAACGGCTCTGACAACAGCGTGTACTGCGAGAACGTCTCCTGCAAGGATGATGAGTACTGCCTGGAGGAGAATGGCCTGTACTACTGCCATGTCCGCACTGACGCCTCCTGCATCATCTCTGGCTACGGACACTACCTGACTTTTGACGGCTACTCTTTCGACTTCCAGAGCAGCTGCGCATTGGTCCTGTGTACCACGATCGCCCGGCCGAGGTCGGAGCGCTCGGACACTTTCCCGGCATTCACCGTCACGGCCAAGAATGAGGATCGGGACACCTCTCTGGCCCTGTGGGTGAAACAAGTCGAAGTGGAGGTCTTCAATTACAACATCGTCATCCACCGTGCCTACAAATATACCGTGCTG ATCAACGATGAGCGTCTCTACCTGCCCCTGAAGCTGGGCCAGGGCAAAGTGAACATCTTTGCCTTTGGCTTTCACATTGTGGTTGAGACCGACTTTGGGCTGAAGGTGGTGTATGACTGGAAGACCTTCCTCTCTGTCACTGTCCCACGCAGCTTCCAGAACCTGACCTACGGCCTCTGCGGCCGCTACAATGGCAACCCCGAGGACGACCTGGTGGCTGCAGGTGGCACACCAGCTGCCGGCATCGCTGACTTTGTCCAGAGCTGGGCGAAGCGGGACGCGTTCTGCCGCGTGGGCTGCGGCGACCGCTGCCCCGCCTGCGGGAAGGTGGAAGGCTTCTGGaaaccccagcagctctgcagcctcaTCCCGAGCCAAAGCGGCGTCTTCGCCAAATGCCACAGCAAGATCGGCCCCAGCTTCTTCTACAAGAACTGCCTCTTTGACACCTGTGTCGATGGGGGAGCCATGCAAACGgcctgcagctggctgcagaaTTATGCCAGTACATGCCAAACGCAGGGCATCGCCATTACCGGCTGGAGGAACTTCACCTCGTGCT CCATCAGCTGTCCCCCCAACAGCCACTACGAGAGCTGTGTGTCCCTGTGCCAGCCCCGATGTGCTGCCATCCGGCTGAAGAGCGACTGCAGCCACTACTGCGTGGAGGGATGCCAGTGCGACCCCGGGTACGTCCTCAACGGCAAGAGCTGCATCCTTCCCCACAACTGCGGCTGCTACTCCGACGGCAAATACTACGAG CCCAAGCAGCTCTTCTGGAACGGGGACTGCACTCGCCGGTGCCGCTGCTTCCGGCGCAACCTCATCCAGTGCGACCCACGGCACTGCAAGTCGGACGAGGAGTGCGCCCTGCGCAACGGCGTCCGCGGCTGCTTCAGCACCAGGAGCTCCTTCTGCCTGGCGGCAGGTGGTGGCGTCTTCCGCACCTTCGACGGGGCCTTCCTCCGCTTCCCCGCCAACTGCGCCTTCGTCCTCTCCACCATCTGCCAGAAGCTGCCTGACTTCTCCTTCCAGCTCATCATCAACTTTGACAAGTGGTCCTCGCCCAACCTCACCATCATCTCCCCCGTGTACTTCTACATCAACGAGGAGCAGATCCTCATCAGTGACAGGAATACCGTCAAG GTGAACGGCAGCCACGTGAGCATCCCCTTCGTCACGGGGCTTTCCACGAAGATCTTCAGCCAGGAGGGCTTCCTGATCATCGACTCCAGCCCCGACATCCAGATCCGCTACAATGGCTTCAATGTCATCAAAATTGCCATTGGGGAGCGGCTGCAGAACAAGGTGTGCGGCCTCTGCGGAAATTTCAACGGTGACCAGACGGACGACTACGCGACGCTGCGGGGGAAGCCGGCAGTCAGCAGCGTGGTGCTGGCGCAGAGCTGGAAGACTAATGGCATGCAGAAGAG CTGCAACGAGCTGCAGTACTCGCAGTATGCCGCCTCCTGCGACAACGTCCAGatccaggagctgcagagcgACAGCTACTGCCTGAAGCTGACGGACATGAAAGGCTTCTTCCAGCCCTGCTATGGCCTCCTGGACCCCCTGCCCTTTTATGAGTCCTGCTTTCTGGACGGCTGCTACAACCACAAGAAGGTCCAGCTGTGCGGCTCACTGGCCGCCTACGGCGAGGCCTGCCGCACCTTCGGCATCCTTGGCACTGAGTGGATTGAGAAGGAGAATTGCT CAGGAGTGGTGGAAGATCCCTGTGTGGGCGCTGACTGCCCCAACCGCAGCTGTGAGCTGGACAATGGCGGGGAGCTGTGCGGCTGCATCGAGCCCCCACCCTATGGGAACA CCACCCATGACATCATTGATGCCGAGGTGACCTGCAAAGCTGCCCAAATGGAGGTGTCCATTTCGAAGTGCAAGCTGTTCCAGCTGGGCTTTGAGCGCGAGGGGGTGCGGGTCAATGACCGCCACTGCCCTGGCATTGAAGGGGAGGACTTCATCTCCTTCCAGATCAACAACACCAAAGGCAACTGTGGGAATGTGGTGCAG TCGAACAGCACGCACATAGTGTACAAGAACACAGTGTGGATCGAGAGCGCAAACAACACGGGCAACATCATCACCCGGGACCGGACCATCAATGTGGAGTTTTCCTGCGCCTACGAGCTGGACATCAAGATCTCCCTCGATTCAGTCGTGCGGCCGATGCTCAG CGTGATTAACCTGACGGTGCCAACGCAGGAAGGAAGCTTCACGACCAAGATGGCCCTGTACAAGAATTCGTCCTACAAGCACCCCTACCGGCAGGGCGAGGTGGTGCTTACCACCCGGGACGTGCTCTATGTGGGGGTCTTTGTCGTCGGGGCCGATTCTAACCACTTGATCTTGATGCTGAACAAGTGCTACGCAACGCCCTCGCGGGACAGCAATGACAAGCTGCGCTACTTCATCATCGAAGGAGG GTGCCAAAACATGAAGGACAATACCATCGGCATAGAGGAGAATGGGGTGTCATTGACGTGTCGCTTCCACGTCACCGTCTTCAAGTTCATCGGGGATTATGACGAAGTTCACCTCCACTGTGCTGTCTCGCTCTGCGATTCAGAGAAATACTCCTGCAAAATA AACTGCCCTCAGCACACGAGGATGGCCAGCGTGTTCACCGAGGAGCCCAAGGAGCAGATCATCTCGGTGGGGCCTATTAGGAGGAAGC GATCGGACTGGTGCGAGGACAACGGAGGCTGCGAGCAGATCTGCACAAGCCGGGCGGACGGACCCCTGTGCAGCTGTGTGACAGGGACACTGCAAGGGGACGGCAAGAGCTGCAGGG CCTCCAGCTCTTCAGGGGAGCACCACGCCCGAGTGACCCTTCTAGTGGCGGCCcagctgtggctgtggctgCGCACAGCTCTGCGGGACCTGACCTCGTAG